The Vespa velutina chromosome 22, iVesVel2.1, whole genome shotgun sequence genome includes a window with the following:
- the LOC124956426 gene encoding protein tiptop isoform X5 has product MTIRREDGVEGSGPGTDLQGEEGDCVDEDGPVSPSERGCAPAAKEDEDGEASDEEDDEEASPPTPPPASASARLNPTILRDTGPPDREQMSPRCPSRDSRESSGPATGSPPPLATRSSASPVSPSSIVPLPLGTHPLLPPHSAAMMAAYLQQTHQRLLLGHSPLSRGSVSPLVSSSCSPPAATPGLLVSPSSVGEVSPSATPLPAVLDFSTRKASSTEEEEEEHILNLSKPPTPSSSTETNNGPLDLSVPSRKRPGPEDSSPPPPRKSSRLAGAAPTSHQDATAAASSPSTFGRPPVVSPWTSPVVASHFPYFAAAVAAAATSQQQLSPKSTGGVVDHHQLWNGKMKPPAALEKSYQPSEATKALEKMSELSKLGGEDLFRSSSCSGSSGGTSIGSTPSTTSSSRHSAWQSHWLNKGADQAKDVLKCVWCKQSFPTLAAMTTHMKEAKHCGVNMPVPPPAAALHPQQTTMPTIPPPQQSHQPQTSTSNPGSNNSAAPTNKQSPSELNLLIKETMPLPRKLVRGQDVWLGKGAEQTRQILKCMWCGQSFRSLAEMTSHMQQTQHYTNIISQEQIISWKSSDESKGGGGGGSGSSGGGVGSGGNTGGVPPGAGTGPHGGNAGGGPGAGATSSHVSAVLTCKVCDQAFSSLKELSNHMVKNSHYKEHIMRSITESGGRRRQTREKRKKSLPVRKLLELERAQNEFKNGDAATGLSHSLGKHAGRITCEKCGEKIETTIFVEHIRQCIGAGTVGVNQRNFLKNALMSNHLPATLPPSSESGRKSVNEDASSVSSRHHRSPSSASDATTPGKDTPTPTTNETTGTSSPSVLNAIEKLIEKSFDSRVRHGTAGLHHAQPGAPMGTSILKRLGIDESVDYTKPLVDPQTMNLLRSYQQQQQQQHYNASAAARRERSGSESSSISERGSGRTDTMTPERRMDLTTVGHERHSTGHSHHHRVTPDKQATTPLPARHHLGTEESGDEEPSSVVVKKEPRDEETDERGTNEEEQQAQSSREVFVKKEIVDDCREDEEQGSYNHRRSSLHETAEEGREVPSPRMNPPTPRSTSQVEQVARSPCRNSTSSPTSSDRSVTPRGTPDTKASSSLGALSSMFDSLSGGGGGGTGNTVDSQGRKTSSHPLAALQKLCDKTETRGPSGSGASRSTSGSGSTIAPGSGSTVGASGPGTGPTPGAILAFSWACNDAVVTADSIMKCAFCDTPFISKGAYRHHLSKMHFVKDGVIPDPLTIGRSAAAAAAAAAAAASQATSGGPSHSSSSPPTSQRNKSPPLPQANGSPSQSAASPLEESPHSKFLKYTELAKQLSSKYV; this is encoded by the exons ATGACCATACGTC GGGAGGACGGCGTCGAAGGCTCAGGGCCTGGCACGGACCTCCAGGGCGAAGAGGGCGATTGCGTCGACGAGGATGGCCCCGTTAGCCCTAGCGAGAGAGGTTGCGCACCTGCGGCcaaagaagacgaagatggCGAGGCGAGCGACGAGGAGGATGACGAGGAAGCATCGCCTCCCACGCCACCACCCGCTTCTGCTTCCGCGAGATTGAACCCTACCATCTTGAGGGATACAGGACCACCTGACAG GGAACAAATGAGTCCACGCTGTCCCTCGAGAGATTCTCGGGAATCCTCCGGTCCAGCGACCGGAAGTCCCCCACCCTTAGCGACGAGGAGCAGCGCGAGTCCAGTTAGTCCGAGTAGTATCGTGCCTCTACCCCTTGGGACTCATCCTCTCCTTCCACCGCATTCGGCGGCAATGATGGCAGCGTATCTTCAACAAACACATCAACGACTCCTCCTCGGACATTCGCCTTTATCACGAGGCTCGGTATCGCCGTTGGTATCGTCCTCTTGTTCGCCACCAGCCGCGACTCCGGGTCTCTTGGTCTCGCCGAGCAGCGTCGGTGAGGTATCACCCTCGGCAACCCCATTGCCAGCCGTTCTGGACTTTAGCACAAGAAAAGCTTCCTCGacagaagaggaggaggaagagcaTATTCTGAATCTCAGTAAACCGCCAACGCCGTCCTCTTCGACGGAAACGAACAACGGTCCGTTGGATCTGTCGGTGCCTAGTAGAAAACGACCGGGTCCAGAGGATTCCTCGCCTCCACCACCGCGTAAATCCTCGAGATTGGCCGGTGCGGCTCCCACGAGTCATCAAGATGCAACGGCAGCAGCCAGCTCACCGTCCACGTTCGGTAGGCCGCCGGTAGTGTCACCGTGGACGTCGCCGGTCGTGGCCTCGCACTTTCCATACTTTGCCGCAGCCGTAGCGGCAGCGGCTACTAGTCAGCAGCAATTGTCCCCGAAAAGTACTGGCGGTGTCGTAGATCATCATCAACTTTGGAACGGCAAAATGAAGCCACCAGCCGCGCTCGAGAAATCGTATCAACCTAGCGAAGCGACGAAGGCCTTGGAAAAAATGAGCGAGCTGAGCAAACTAGGTGGTGAGGATCTTTTCAGGTCGTCCTCGTGCAGCGGTAGTAGCGGTGGAACGTCCATAGGCAGCACGCCGTCCACGACGTCGAGTAGTCGTCACAGTGCTTGGCAATCTCATTGGCTGAACAAAGGAGCGGATCAGGCCAAAGATGTTCTCAAATGCGTATGGTGTAAACAAAGCTTCCCGACGCTCGCCGCTATGACAACGCATATGAAGGAAGCGAAACATTGCGGCGTTAATATGCCCGTACCACCCCCGGCCGCTGCTTTACATCCCCAACAAACGACGATGCCAACGATACCGCCGCCGCAACAATCGCACCAGCCGCAAACTTCGACAAGCAACCCCGGTAGCAACAACTCCGCCGCTCCAACTAACAAACAAAGTCCATCGGAGTTGAACCTTCTCATAAAGGAAACCATGCCATTACCGAGAAAGCTGGTCAGAGGTCAAGACGTTTGGCTCGGGAAAGGTGCTGAACAGACCAGACAGATTCTCAAGTGTATGTGGTGCGGCCAGAGCTTCCGTTCCCTCGCAGAAATGACCTCGCACATGCAACAAACGCAACATTATACCAACATTATCTCCCAAGAGCAAATCATTTCTTGGAAGTCTTCCGATGAGAGCAAgggcggcggtggtggtggcagCGGTAGCAGCGGAGGTGGAGTCGGAAGCGGAGGAAATACAGGTGGAGTACCGCCTGGTGCCGGAACCGGTCCACACGGAGGTAACGCCGGTGGCGGTCCCGGGGCCGGAGCAACCAGCAGTCATGTCAGCGCCGTATTAACTTGCAAAGTTTGCGATCAGGCCTTTAGTTCATTGAAGGAGTTGAGCAATCATATGGTCAAGAATTCGCACTATAAGGAACATATTATGCGCTCGATCACCGAGAGCGGCGGTCGTCGGAGACAAACGCgcgagaagcgaaaaaaatcattgccTGTGAGGAAGCTATTGGAGTTGGAACGCGCGCAAAACGAGTTTAAGAACGGCGACGCTGCGACCGGTCTGAGTCACAGCCTTGGAAAGCACGCCGGTAGGATCACCTGCGAGAAATGCGGCGAGAAGATCGAGACAACCATTTTTGTCGAGCACATACGTCAATGTATAGGAGCCGGAACGGTCGGTGTAAATCAACGTAACTTCTTGAAGAATGCACTCATGTCGAATCATTTGCCAGCGACTTTGCCACCGTCGAGCGAAAGCGGTCGTAAAAGCGTGAACGAGGACGCCTCGTCGGTATCGTCGAGGCACCACCGATCGCCTTCTTCGGCTAGCGATGCTACCACGCCGGGTAAGGACACACCAACGCCGACAACGAACGAAACCACCGGCACGTCCTCGCCTTCCGTCTTAAATGCCATCGAGAAATTGATCGAGAAGAGCTTCGATTCTCGTGTAAGACATGGCACGGCAGGTTTGCATCACGCTCAACCAGGCGCACCTATGGGTACTAGCATTCTAAAAAGATTGGGCATAGACGAGAGCGTTGATTATACGAAGCCTTTGGTGGATCCGCAAACGATGAATCTTCTTCGATCTtatcagcaacaacagcagcagcagcattaTAATGCGAGCGCAGCCGCGAGGAGAGAGCGAAGCGGCAGCGAGTCCAGTTCCATATCGGAGAGGGGAAGCGGTAGGACGGACACGATGACACCGGAAAGACGTATGGATCTGACAACTGTTGGCCACGAGAGGCATTCTACCGGCCATTCTCATCATCATCGTGTCACTCCGGATAAACAAGCTACTACGCCATTACCAGCGCGTCATCATCTGGGTACGGAAGAGTCCGGTGACGAGGAGCCTAGCTCGGTGGTTGTCAAAAAGGAACCCAGGGACGAAGAAACGGACGAAAGAGGAACGAACGAGGAGGAACAACAGGCGCAATCGTCGAGAGAGGTATTCGTTAAGAAGGAAATCGTGGACGATTGTAGAGAGGACGAAGAGCAAGGTTCGTATAATCATCGACGAAGCAGTCTTCACGAGACGGCTGAAGAGGGTAGAGAAGTTCCATCGCCTCGCATGAATCCACCAACACCTAGATCGACCAGCCAAGTTGAACAAGTGGCTCGTAGTCCTTGCAGAAACAGTACAAGCAGTCCTACTAGTAGTGATAGATCTGTCACCCCGAGAGGAACGCCAGACACGAAAGCTTCCAGCAGCCTCGGTGCACTCTCTTCCATGTTCGATAGTCTATCCGGCGGTGGTGGAGGAGGTACTGGTAATACTGTTGATTCGCAAGGACGAAAGACGAGCAGTCATCCGCTCGCGGCTCTGCAAAAACTCTGTGACAAGACCGAAACACGTGGTCCCAGTGGCAGCGGCGCGTCCAGGTCTACTTCTGGCTCCGGTAGTACGATCGCACCTGGAAGCGGTAGTACGGTAGGCGCCAGTGGACCAGGAACCGGACCCACACCAGGAGCCATTTTAGCCTTCAGTTGGGCCTGTAACGACGCCGTAGTCACGGCAGACTCTATCATGAAGTGCGCCTTCTGCGACACACCGTTCATCTCCAAAGGGGCCTATAGGCATCATCTTTCGAAGATGCACTTCGTGAAGGATGGCGTCATCCCAGATCCATTGACAATCGGAAGATCGGCAGCAGCGGCCGCGGCAGCCGCAGCCGCTGCGGCATCACAAGCGACTTCCGGTGGCCCGAGTCACAGTTCCTCGTCTCCACCTACGTCCCAGCGCAACAAGTCGCCGCCTCTTCCGCAAGCGAACGGCAGCCCATCCCAGTCCGCGGCCTCTCCGCTCGAGGAGAGCCCACACTCCAAGTTTCTCAAGTATACGGAGCTGGCCAAACAGTTGTCCAGCAAATACGTATAG
- the LOC124956426 gene encoding protein tiptop isoform X2, which yields MTLRNIVRRTKLLLFNGQSLKSVFFSYNYREDGVEGSGPGTDLQGEEGDCVDEDGPVSPSERGCAPAAKEDEDGEASDEEDDEEASPPTPPPASASARLNPTILRDTGPPDREQMSPRCPSRDSRESSGPATGSPPPLATRSSASPVSPSSIVPLPLGTHPLLPPHSAAMMAAYLQQTHQRLLLGHSPLSRGSVSPLVSSSCSPPAATPGLLVSPSSVGEVSPSATPLPAVLDFSTRKASSTEEEEEEHILNLSKPPTPSSSTETNNGPLDLSVPSRKRPGPEDSSPPPPRKSSRLAGAAPTSHQDATAAASSPSTFGRPPVVSPWTSPVVASHFPYFAAAVAAAATSQQQLSPKSTGGVVDHHQLWNGKMKPPAALEKSYQPSEATKALEKMSELSKLGGEDLFRSSSCSGSSGGTSIGSTPSTTSSSRHSAWQSHWLNKGADQAKDVLKCVWCKQSFPTLAAMTTHMKEAKHCGVNMPVPPPAAALHPQQTTMPTIPPPQQSHQPQTSTSNPGSNNSAAPTNKQSPSELNLLIKETMPLPRKLVRGQDVWLGKGAEQTRQILKCMWCGQSFRSLAEMTSHMQQTQHYTNIISQEQIISWKSSDESKGGGGGGSGSSGGGVGSGGNTGGVPPGAGTGPHGGNAGGGPGAGATSSHVSAVLTCKVCDQAFSSLKELSNHMVKNSHYKEHIMRSITESGGRRRQTREKRKKSLPVRKLLELERAQNEFKNGDAATGLSHSLGKHAGRITCEKCGEKIETTIFVEHIRQCIGAGTVGVNQRNFLKNALMSNHLPATLPPSSESGRKSVNEDASSVSSRHHRSPSSASDATTPGKDTPTPTTNETTGTSSPSVLNAIEKLIEKSFDSRVRHGTAGLHHAQPGAPMGTSILKRLGIDESVDYTKPLVDPQTMNLLRSYQQQQQQQHYNASAAARRERSGSESSSISERGSGRTDTMTPERRMDLTTVGHERHSTGHSHHHRVTPDKQATTPLPARHHLGTEESGDEEPSSVVVKKEPRDEETDERGTNEEEQQAQSSREVFVKKEIVDDCREDEEQGSYNHRRSSLHETAEEGREVPSPRMNPPTPRSTSQVEQVARSPCRNSTSSPTSSDRSVTPRGTPDTKASSSLGALSSMFDSLSGGGGGGTGNTVDSQGRKTSSHPLAALQKLCDKTETRGPSGSGASRSTSGSGSTIAPGSGSTVGASGPGTGPTPGAILAFSWACNDAVVTADSIMKCAFCDTPFISKGAYRHHLSKMHFVKDGVIPDPLTIGRSAAAAAAAAAAAASQATSGGPSHSSSSPPTSQRNKSPPLPQANGSPSQSAASPLEESPHSKFLKYTELAKQLSSKYV from the exons GGGAGGACGGCGTCGAAGGCTCAGGGCCTGGCACGGACCTCCAGGGCGAAGAGGGCGATTGCGTCGACGAGGATGGCCCCGTTAGCCCTAGCGAGAGAGGTTGCGCACCTGCGGCcaaagaagacgaagatggCGAGGCGAGCGACGAGGAGGATGACGAGGAAGCATCGCCTCCCACGCCACCACCCGCTTCTGCTTCCGCGAGATTGAACCCTACCATCTTGAGGGATACAGGACCACCTGACAG GGAACAAATGAGTCCACGCTGTCCCTCGAGAGATTCTCGGGAATCCTCCGGTCCAGCGACCGGAAGTCCCCCACCCTTAGCGACGAGGAGCAGCGCGAGTCCAGTTAGTCCGAGTAGTATCGTGCCTCTACCCCTTGGGACTCATCCTCTCCTTCCACCGCATTCGGCGGCAATGATGGCAGCGTATCTTCAACAAACACATCAACGACTCCTCCTCGGACATTCGCCTTTATCACGAGGCTCGGTATCGCCGTTGGTATCGTCCTCTTGTTCGCCACCAGCCGCGACTCCGGGTCTCTTGGTCTCGCCGAGCAGCGTCGGTGAGGTATCACCCTCGGCAACCCCATTGCCAGCCGTTCTGGACTTTAGCACAAGAAAAGCTTCCTCGacagaagaggaggaggaagagcaTATTCTGAATCTCAGTAAACCGCCAACGCCGTCCTCTTCGACGGAAACGAACAACGGTCCGTTGGATCTGTCGGTGCCTAGTAGAAAACGACCGGGTCCAGAGGATTCCTCGCCTCCACCACCGCGTAAATCCTCGAGATTGGCCGGTGCGGCTCCCACGAGTCATCAAGATGCAACGGCAGCAGCCAGCTCACCGTCCACGTTCGGTAGGCCGCCGGTAGTGTCACCGTGGACGTCGCCGGTCGTGGCCTCGCACTTTCCATACTTTGCCGCAGCCGTAGCGGCAGCGGCTACTAGTCAGCAGCAATTGTCCCCGAAAAGTACTGGCGGTGTCGTAGATCATCATCAACTTTGGAACGGCAAAATGAAGCCACCAGCCGCGCTCGAGAAATCGTATCAACCTAGCGAAGCGACGAAGGCCTTGGAAAAAATGAGCGAGCTGAGCAAACTAGGTGGTGAGGATCTTTTCAGGTCGTCCTCGTGCAGCGGTAGTAGCGGTGGAACGTCCATAGGCAGCACGCCGTCCACGACGTCGAGTAGTCGTCACAGTGCTTGGCAATCTCATTGGCTGAACAAAGGAGCGGATCAGGCCAAAGATGTTCTCAAATGCGTATGGTGTAAACAAAGCTTCCCGACGCTCGCCGCTATGACAACGCATATGAAGGAAGCGAAACATTGCGGCGTTAATATGCCCGTACCACCCCCGGCCGCTGCTTTACATCCCCAACAAACGACGATGCCAACGATACCGCCGCCGCAACAATCGCACCAGCCGCAAACTTCGACAAGCAACCCCGGTAGCAACAACTCCGCCGCTCCAACTAACAAACAAAGTCCATCGGAGTTGAACCTTCTCATAAAGGAAACCATGCCATTACCGAGAAAGCTGGTCAGAGGTCAAGACGTTTGGCTCGGGAAAGGTGCTGAACAGACCAGACAGATTCTCAAGTGTATGTGGTGCGGCCAGAGCTTCCGTTCCCTCGCAGAAATGACCTCGCACATGCAACAAACGCAACATTATACCAACATTATCTCCCAAGAGCAAATCATTTCTTGGAAGTCTTCCGATGAGAGCAAgggcggcggtggtggtggcagCGGTAGCAGCGGAGGTGGAGTCGGAAGCGGAGGAAATACAGGTGGAGTACCGCCTGGTGCCGGAACCGGTCCACACGGAGGTAACGCCGGTGGCGGTCCCGGGGCCGGAGCAACCAGCAGTCATGTCAGCGCCGTATTAACTTGCAAAGTTTGCGATCAGGCCTTTAGTTCATTGAAGGAGTTGAGCAATCATATGGTCAAGAATTCGCACTATAAGGAACATATTATGCGCTCGATCACCGAGAGCGGCGGTCGTCGGAGACAAACGCgcgagaagcgaaaaaaatcattgccTGTGAGGAAGCTATTGGAGTTGGAACGCGCGCAAAACGAGTTTAAGAACGGCGACGCTGCGACCGGTCTGAGTCACAGCCTTGGAAAGCACGCCGGTAGGATCACCTGCGAGAAATGCGGCGAGAAGATCGAGACAACCATTTTTGTCGAGCACATACGTCAATGTATAGGAGCCGGAACGGTCGGTGTAAATCAACGTAACTTCTTGAAGAATGCACTCATGTCGAATCATTTGCCAGCGACTTTGCCACCGTCGAGCGAAAGCGGTCGTAAAAGCGTGAACGAGGACGCCTCGTCGGTATCGTCGAGGCACCACCGATCGCCTTCTTCGGCTAGCGATGCTACCACGCCGGGTAAGGACACACCAACGCCGACAACGAACGAAACCACCGGCACGTCCTCGCCTTCCGTCTTAAATGCCATCGAGAAATTGATCGAGAAGAGCTTCGATTCTCGTGTAAGACATGGCACGGCAGGTTTGCATCACGCTCAACCAGGCGCACCTATGGGTACTAGCATTCTAAAAAGATTGGGCATAGACGAGAGCGTTGATTATACGAAGCCTTTGGTGGATCCGCAAACGATGAATCTTCTTCGATCTtatcagcaacaacagcagcagcagcattaTAATGCGAGCGCAGCCGCGAGGAGAGAGCGAAGCGGCAGCGAGTCCAGTTCCATATCGGAGAGGGGAAGCGGTAGGACGGACACGATGACACCGGAAAGACGTATGGATCTGACAACTGTTGGCCACGAGAGGCATTCTACCGGCCATTCTCATCATCATCGTGTCACTCCGGATAAACAAGCTACTACGCCATTACCAGCGCGTCATCATCTGGGTACGGAAGAGTCCGGTGACGAGGAGCCTAGCTCGGTGGTTGTCAAAAAGGAACCCAGGGACGAAGAAACGGACGAAAGAGGAACGAACGAGGAGGAACAACAGGCGCAATCGTCGAGAGAGGTATTCGTTAAGAAGGAAATCGTGGACGATTGTAGAGAGGACGAAGAGCAAGGTTCGTATAATCATCGACGAAGCAGTCTTCACGAGACGGCTGAAGAGGGTAGAGAAGTTCCATCGCCTCGCATGAATCCACCAACACCTAGATCGACCAGCCAAGTTGAACAAGTGGCTCGTAGTCCTTGCAGAAACAGTACAAGCAGTCCTACTAGTAGTGATAGATCTGTCACCCCGAGAGGAACGCCAGACACGAAAGCTTCCAGCAGCCTCGGTGCACTCTCTTCCATGTTCGATAGTCTATCCGGCGGTGGTGGAGGAGGTACTGGTAATACTGTTGATTCGCAAGGACGAAAGACGAGCAGTCATCCGCTCGCGGCTCTGCAAAAACTCTGTGACAAGACCGAAACACGTGGTCCCAGTGGCAGCGGCGCGTCCAGGTCTACTTCTGGCTCCGGTAGTACGATCGCACCTGGAAGCGGTAGTACGGTAGGCGCCAGTGGACCAGGAACCGGACCCACACCAGGAGCCATTTTAGCCTTCAGTTGGGCCTGTAACGACGCCGTAGTCACGGCAGACTCTATCATGAAGTGCGCCTTCTGCGACACACCGTTCATCTCCAAAGGGGCCTATAGGCATCATCTTTCGAAGATGCACTTCGTGAAGGATGGCGTCATCCCAGATCCATTGACAATCGGAAGATCGGCAGCAGCGGCCGCGGCAGCCGCAGCCGCTGCGGCATCACAAGCGACTTCCGGTGGCCCGAGTCACAGTTCCTCGTCTCCACCTACGTCCCAGCGCAACAAGTCGCCGCCTCTTCCGCAAGCGAACGGCAGCCCATCCCAGTCCGCGGCCTCTCCGCTCGAGGAGAGCCCACACTCCAAGTTTCTCAAGTATACGGAGCTGGCCAAACAGTTGTCCAGCAAATACGTATAG